DNA from Daucus carota subsp. sativus chromosome 1, DH1 v3.0, whole genome shotgun sequence:
GCTAGTATGTCATTATGCAGTGCTAGTGCTAATACTAGCAGTGATATCATTTTTTTACGCAATACTATTGCATACTTcagttattataaattatactctGTGTTGAGTACTAATACTATTGCTCTATAATTTgcaatttgatttaaaatttcacAATATAATTCTATTTTGCAATCTATTTCTATATACTTTTTTAGTGTGCTCTTCCAAtattatattaacaattaaCTTGCTAGTTGGAAATATCTCACTAAGACATAAAGTTGCGGAATAGAACAATTACTCTGTTATAATTTTGCATGCTCATGCTTATTACTCTTCtttgtattatattataatttaattttagtatagatgatatattaaattatttttattgtggGTTTTTGCACATTAATAATTGATTGatcttaaatttaaattacaggATGAGAAGCTAAAGAGAAAGCCATCAGCAGCTGAGGTCTTTAAGCATACTCACTCTCAGGGTAACGACAACAAGACTTTTAATGACCCAAAAAGTTGAAAGATAAATGTAAGTACCTAAAATTTCAATGAAAATATATAgtttactaatattttataactttGTTATACTCTACTGGATCTTTGGGGTTTAGTTGGACATTGAAGACTAAGGAATCTAATATTAGGCAGCGTGCATTTTATACAATATGCCACAACCAGATTCTGGATCATGAATCATTTTATGTTTACTTCTAGTGTTTAagcttctttttttattttagtaatttgtatgtatattatGACAGGAAACTTTTGATACTCTTTACAAGAAATATTCTGAGGATGTTGAAGGGTCATCTGTTGCAGAGCCTATTGATGAGAATATGATATATCTTGAGGCAGTTGGAGGGAAGAACAAGAAAAATACAGTTTATGGAATTGGATCTTCACACTCTATCTTTTATGGGTCAGATAAAATCCAGAACAATACACCTGCTCATCATACTAATTCTGAAGAGTATGAGAAGATGCAAGCtgagttaaaaaaaatgaaggaATTGGTGAAAACTATGAATGAGCAACATCAGGTTCACTTAAAAGCAGTGGAGAATCGCCTAGTATTTATGGAGGAACGATCAGGACGACGTCCAGATTTGCCAATGGCTGATGGAGATAGTCATAGCTGAGATAATCGGCATCTTTTATTATGCAGTGCAGTTTGTTTATTAGTAATGGCTAGAGATTCCTAGGATGcaggttttcttttctttttttaatttttaattttttagtttatcaTTGGTAGGCAAGACATTCAGATGATGTAGGAtggttatttttttaatgtgcACTGCtgcttattatttatatttttctatatctCAATATGCctttagtttaaataaaaataattaatgacaaatttgtattaaaaaaatataaaaggtatattaattattagaaaCAAAATTTGTAACAATTTCCACGGTATACTAATTGATTTTAGACAAAATCACCATCAAAATGCTTACCAAAATTGATGATTCTGCCAACAAATTAGTCACGGAATaacaaaaatcttataaaaatttattaatgattCACTAACAAAATATTCATTGGTAATTTAGCAAAAACAATTTTGTTGGCAAATTGCCAACACATAACTCGTTAGTAAATAGTGGCTCTTTCATCACCTTATTTGGTCAAACTAAGTAGAAATTTTGTTGGCAAATAGTGTGTAATCTGTTGGTATTTTACCAACAAATGAAAATATTCGTAGGGAATTAATTAGCGACAAAGGTTTTTCCATCCATCTTGTTTTGGTGACAAATCTGTTGGCAAATGCATTTACCAACGGATTGCTAAATTTCAGCAACGAAATATGGCGTTGGAAAAACTagattttcttgtagtgttttaACCATCACAAATAAAAATGGGAAATTGGGAACGCACCTCCAAACAGCGCTCTGCCAGTTGCCTGCTCCTAGGATAATCTCCACTTCGGAAGTACCCAACAGCTAGAAGGTACAACTTTTCCCTCATTTGCTGTGGGCTGCTGCCAGTTCCACTCAAAGAAGCTGCACATATAGACCGAGTTACAAGGATTTACCACACACCCTCAGACAAAAAGCATTAGGAACAGACAAATCAAGAAGTTCCAGGTTGACTTATCACCTTCAAGCATCGCAATTCCCCGCTGTACATCTTCTGGACGTTTCGAGTGAACAAGAGCCCATGACAATCTCATTTTGCATTCATTTTTAAGTTCATcagaagaacctttctcagcctcTGCAACCTCCCTTTCACAACCCTGTAAAAACAATTGTATAAATATCAATGATTTCTGACATAAAATGCGAAATGTAGATGCCATACAGAAGGATACCCTATTCAGATGAGGATGAAGCCCAAAAAGTAGCACTAAATTAATACTAGAAGTGATAACTAATACTATAGTAATTTTGCAACAGAAAACACAATGCCACTCTTTCCTTGCATTATTGACTGATTGTCAAACGCTCAATAATTCAGTTATGAATCAAGCTGCAAAGTCAGGAGCATGAATGAATGACTTCATATGCTTAGATGACAGTCAGGAGCATGAATGAATGAATGAATGACTTCATAATTCAGCTATGAATCAAGCTGGCAAAGTCAGGAGTATTCAGGCAAGAAATACTTCCGCAAAATGATAAGTTCACTAGAATCACATGGACATTTTGCTTAGATGTCAATTAAAGAGGCAAAACCAGTTTTAGCATCCAAAACATCAGTTACTCGGACTCGGTTACGGAGTGGACTCCAAATTTCGGAAAATTGGGTAACTCTATTTTTTGTCTGTATGACTAGTACATTGGCAGCTAAAATTAACCAAAAAACACAAATTTAACAGTATTTTTCTTATTTCAGAAGACTTTATAAATCGGGCCTCTTCTTCTCATCGTATTTTTTTCCcatttctccttcttcttttTGCATTCATCTTGTATGTGGTTCTCCCAGTAGTAGGTGAAAGTGCCCATGTTTCAGTCAAGAATATAAGCCGGAAAAAGAATTGTGTCCAAGTGTCCGACAACTGATATGGGTAGGAACGCCAACACCAAATAGTAGGAGTATCATAGTCAACAGCTACTACTTCCTTTACTGTAAAACCACTTAAAATTCCTGACAATTGACCTTACAATACCATGTAATACACCAAATGAAAGGGCATCAAAACATGCAGATTTTAGCCAACAGTTTCCATTTACAACTCAAACTATCAAACCAACTATATTCTTCCAAAACAGCAATACTGTAGTAGCAAAGACAGGAAGAAATGACCAGGAGAAGGCAAGTGAATGTTTTCGATATGCTTATTTTGAATTAACATTTTGTGTGTCAGCCATGTATTCGTTCCTGTGTCATTTTGCTACTCCTCCGCATTCGCAATAATTGGTACATCTGTGGTGGTAAACACATCTAGATACAGCAAATGGATCGTTACATATGCACTCTACCTTTGCAGAGAGATAAGTCAGACCACGTTGTCAAATAACTACTCGTCCACCCGCTATACGCCAAAATTGCATTATTACAAGAGCAGACATATTCCTTTTTTGCTATTTTACAGTAATTACTATAAAGGTCAATTCTTCGACTTCCAAGCCTAAACTGTTAAGGCATCCATCAATCTATACACTATACCTTGAAATTTAATCTAGGTTATCGCACTGTTATATACTTAATACGCAGTATTTTACTAATCAGCCCACGAAAAACATAACACCTATTGTTAATTGAGGAAATCAGAGCAATATGCCTAATATTGTGCGAAATTAATTCCGTTTTACGGAAATtaacttaaatattaaattagccCAGGTGGATTAATCGATGTTGAAAGTAAAGTAAGGCAGAAAAAAACGAATAGCATAAAGGGAAGAGTACTTACGACGACGATGTCGGAGTCGCACCAAGGGATTTGATCGCCGCCGCTGAAGAACGACGAGACTTTGTCGAAGAATTCCCCAATTTTCGCTTCCATCTCTTCACCACCCAATTCAGAAACCtggtatttttacttggaagatATGTACCGTAGACTCCAGTTGATTTAATGGCAGATTCGATTGAATTGAATCAGATTTTTCTAGACTTTCAAGTATTTGCTACTCAGTCATTGTCAGAAATTGAAATGT
Protein-coding regions in this window:
- the LOC108204932 gene encoding mitochondrial fission 1 protein A yields the protein MEAKIGEFFDKVSSFFSGGDQIPWCDSDIVVGCEREVAEAEKGSSDELKNECKMRLSWALVHSKRPEDVQRGIAMLEASLSGTGSSPQQMREKLYLLAVGYFRSGDYPRSRQLAERCLEIQPDWRQALNLKKAVEDRITKDGAIGIGIAATAAALVAGGLAAALSRRR